AAAGTGGGTAATTTAGTATAGAATTGAGCTGGAGCTTATTGTTTGTGTTGGATACAACCTCAGGGACGGCGTTTGCATATGGACAGACCAGCAGCGGGAAGACTTTCACGATGAATGGCTCAGATGCTGACCCTGGAATTATCCGCCTCGCCGTCGGAGATGTATTTGAGAAGATAAACATGGTAACGCCCATATAGCGACCTCGTTAGCTGATAATTGGCTGCTCGTGTCCTGCTCATGAGCTTGTTGTAAGTCTCTCGACATGTTTTTGAATGGGGTTCTGGATGGGCCTTTTGTTACCAGATGTCAGACCGTGAGTTTCTTATCCGTGTGTCCTACATGGAGATATACAATGAAGAGATAAATGACCTTCTTGCTGTGGAGAACCAGAAATTGCAAATACATGAAAGCTTAGAGGTGTGGACcatttcaagttttgaattaGTCTAGATAAGTTCTGTGAACAAATTGAATAACCTGTTTTTCCTGATTTTATTGTTTTGTAGAGAGGCATTTTTGTTGCTGGCCTTAAAGAGGAAATTGTTAACAATGAGGATCAAGTGCTTCAGCTTATAGAGTCAGGAGAAGGTTTGTCTAAAAGCACTTAAAAGACTTCATTTCCCATTTGCTGGTATTAGAAACTGAGTATAATTACTTACAGTCAATAGACACTTTGGCGAAACAAACATGAATGCTCGGAGCAGTCGATCCCACACGATATTTAGAATGGTAACTAATCAAAGCTTTGTGGCCATTTTTACTTTCCCTGAATTTATTCATATGGCTACTAACAGAAACTTTGCATTTCAGGTCATTGAAAGTAGAGCGAAAGACATTAGTTGCGATAACTCAACCTCTGATACTATTCGAGTCTCAGTCTTGGTTTGTATTTCTTTTCAGAGTGAAGCTAAGATGCACCCATCTATGTTGCTCTATCACCAGTCCTGctaattttctttgtttgaatctaGAACTTGGTGGATTTAGCTGGCTCTGAGCGTATTGCAAAAACTGGAGCTGGTGGAGTACGTCTAAAAGAAGGGAAGCACATAAACAAAAGCTTAATGGTTCTGGGTAATGTCATCAACAAACTAAGCGAAGGTGCCAAGCAGAGGTACTTACTCTTGTGTTTCTTCCAGTATAATAGTAAGGGCTCTCTTGCTGAACTGTGCAATCTTTAATGCAGAGGACATATTCCTTATCGGGATAGTAAGCTTACTCGCATTCTTCAACCTGCTCTCGGTGGTAATGCAAAGACTTCGATTATCTGCACTATAGCTCCAGAAGAGGTACCATGAGGCAATTATAGATGTTGCTTAtgtctttttcctctcttgatTGGTTGCAAAGCTTGAATGCTGTTGTCTGACCAGCTGATAAACTGTGCAACTTTGTCAGGTTCACGTTGAAGAAACAAAAGGTACTCTTCAGTTTGCTAGCAGAGCCAAGCGCATTATAAACTGTGCTCAAGTAAATGAGGTACTAATCTTCATGCAGAAATACCCCTTTGTCACCTCAAATATATGCATTTCTTGGAAACCATTCTTCGAAATCATGCCACTAGAAGTTTCTAGGATAATTCAGTGTCTTTGACAATTTTGTACAAGGTTCATTAGGTTCAAAGTGATTCTAGTAATTTGGAAGATTGGACAGCTCATATTTCTTGTTTGGATCCTTGAGTTTCCTGTGCAAGAATGAATTAATTTAACAGGTGCTGCACCTGCTAGAAATCTTTCTGTCAAGGATTCTGAAGTTCTTATCAAATGTAAAGTCATGAAACAACAATGTACAGCAGAAGACTAGTTCAAATTTTCGAGGCCATCAAGAAGAAATTACATATGCTTGTCTTGTTGGATTGTTCAGATGAAGTTTTACTTTTCAGGAAATCTGTATCTGGAAATTAAGGTTATTAATTCAGCTAAGCTTAATGTGGCGACATTCAagttaaatgattttttgtgtactacgctctctctctcttgtaatACCCTCGTCATTGATCATGCAAGTTtccatcctttttctttcccttgatTGGTTCATTTCAGCTAATTATGGTTGATATTGTCTTAGATTTTGACAGATGCTGCCTTATTGAAGAGACAAAAGTTAGAGATAGAGGAGTTGCGTGAGAAACTTCAGGTTAGGGGCATTACTGCTTGTACTTAAATTAATTAGGCTTTGCAAAATTTGACTCGAAAAGTTCTCTAGGGATCTCGTGCTGAAGTGCTGGAGCAAGAAATTCTTAAATTGCGGAATGAAATGCTTAAGGTaggtttttcctcttttgaagtTTTGGCTGTTGTCCGAAAGAGGTGGATATGTTAATTTTAGCATTCACTTGTTAGCATAACTGTTTTTCTCTAGTATGAAGTTGAGCGTGAGAAACTCGAAATGGAGCtagaagaggagaggaagtcGCATAAATTACGTGAAGAATGCATCAAGGAGCAACAGATGAAGATTGACAACCTTAGTACTCTTCTCACCTGCTCCGACTGCGATAGGAACTCTAGCCAGGTATAGTTATATTCGACCAACAGCAAATCTTCAAGTTCACTATAGATGCCCTTCCGGCTCCGTATTTCTTTACTTAACTGCCTTATTGTATCACTCTGCTACTTTGTTCTATTCTCTCTATCACAGTTCAGTTCTGATGCAACGATTCAGATGACCTATCTCCAAATATCAAGGATGCGATTCCACATAGGGCAATCCCATAATACAAAATAATGCTTTCATTCTGTGAATGTACCAATGTgaattcattttattaaatGTATTGCTTTGCCAATATATCATTTAGGTAGGATAATCCACTTTGCTGCAGAAAGGATGGTGGCTGTAAAACGTGTAAGCTTATCATTATGTGACATTGAAGATTCTCAGGAGCATTGCTTCTGGTAATCAAAAGTTGGTAATACAATTTGCAAAGTACAGTGACTCCTGCTTATGTAACTACCTGTGTGGACTAATACGCTTCTCCAAAGTTACTAGTTCACACttgaactttttcttgatcaCTAATATCCTTCGAGGAACTTGTCTGGTATCTTGCTATTGCTGCAACAACATAATGATGGTTTCTCCACGTTTTGGGACAGAATTCTGCAAAAGAGAGCCTTATGGATGAATTTAATGACAGTAACAGTATTGGTCAAAGCGACTTCAGAACACCTTGCCAAAAGACAGTTCCTGGTAATTATGTCGTCAAGCGATCAAACTACTCACAGCTGGTTGAATGCAGCCCACTTCCGGATCCACTAGACAATGTTGCTGATGAAGAAACATGGTTCCAAATGAACAAAGGTTTCATAGCTGACCTGGACTCAATCCAGATGACTCCTGCTAGAAAAGTTCAATCCTTCCCTCCAGCTAATGAGACTCCAGTGAGTTACTCTCATTCTTTTATCTTCACTCAGTTTTCATCCTCTGGAGTGCTCCAGCCATTTGGTTTATGAGAATACTTGTTACTTTTTAAGAAGTTTTCTCTTTATTCAATATTCCATTAGCTTTCAAAATTATATTGTTGATAGTATGATACTGTATGATGAGACTGGGCTATGACCTTTTAAATTTGCTTTGCTTTGATGGAACCTTATATCACATTTACTGCGCCCTAAATTCTGTAGGGCACAGATGAGAGCTACAGAAAAGAGCTTGAAGACCTCAGGAGACAGCTAGAACTTGCTGTTGAAGAGAAAAATGATCTTAAGGTTTGTATGGACCATGAAACAGTTCTCATTCAGCTATTTTGGGAATCTTAAAGGCAATCTTAGCTATTCTCTCCAAAGACCAAAATTATTTCTCTAAAGATGAGTCATATTGGCTTCAGCCCATCCAATGATTTCATTCACCAATTCTGCTTTTCATACATGGCATCCCTAAGAGAATCATTCCCCTTATGACAAGCAACTTTACCACTTAACCAAGATTCATCAACAAGAATCTTGAGTTGTACATCAGCTGATGTGATAGCACAGTTCTTTGAATTTTCTGCTTCTTTGTTACAGATCAGAATCAAAACATTTAGCATCTGGCCTGAATTATCTGCTACtagctcttttttttcttttttttcccctgaaaTCAGAAGGAAAATTGTTCAGCCTCTTTGGGGTGATTGATATGATAATAATCATCAATTGCCCATGATAGCAATGGTAGAGAGATGTGGATATTATGGCATGGTAACtctatattttttttgctttcacCTTGTAAAACTCTAATATGGTACCTCACTAAAGTCATTGTAGAGATATCAGTTCGATTAATCGGTGttgtttgttttccttcttgtgAACGTAGCTATCTGATACATCTTATTTGAATCTTGAATCTTCCTCTATTTATGCTTGAGTTTACACTGACTCTCCTGTTCTACAGAGAAAACACATGGAACAAGTCCGACTGAATAAGCAATTGATTCAGGAGGTTTCCGAACTGCAAAAAGAAGCTCATCTTATTCAAGAGATTCCTAAAAGACTGACCGAGTCAATTGTAAACTGCAAAGATGTACATTCAGATGTTGTGTCAATTCTGCAGGTGAAACATACGACATCAAATTTATAATCCCTccccccctaaaaaaaaacaCGCGCGTGCGCACCCCAAAAAAGGAGTTACGAGCCTAGGCTATTGAGCCTGGCATCATATTTATTCTGTTGTTTACTCTTGCAGATGATCAATTCTGACAGTCACTAtgttgcttcttcttttttttctttttttttttttcttttttgtatcaGCAGAGTTTTGTTGGTGATGGGAAATCTTCAGCTGGAAGTTTGCTTTCCAACACTGGTGATATTGGCAACATTCTTCTTTCTACTCTGGAAGCCCATTTCTCAATGTTTATGGAGGACCATGGATTATGCTCCAAGGACGATTCATCATTACAAGAACATTGCAGAAAGCTCTGTGAAAAATTAAATGATACAGTTTTATTACTGGCATCAAAGCCACTGTCAACTGAAAGTGAACATGGGAGGAGCTTTTCATGCAACTTGGCATACAAGGTAGATGTCAAGTCAACGCTATTGAGATATCACTTGTTACTGGttgttttattttccatcttGATGCTAGGATATTATTTCCTTTGACATGAAAGCGCGTCCCTATGTGCTGCTGAATAATGATTTACTGGAAAAATAGGCCAATCCGGAACTCATAGCTGAGTTATTTATGAATTTGGCAAAATCTATGTGCTTTTTAACCTCTTTGCAGTGTTATCTGATCAATTTCTCATTGCAAAAAAGAAGATACAAAAATACtgaaatgaaaatggaaaattttcatgTAACAAGTAGAACTTGAAATGTTTAGTGATAACCCTGATCATTCTTATTTAAAAACATACGTGCACATTATTGCACGTATATTAAGCAATTAAGAAATCGGCAACAGTGGAAAGTAATCTTGTGAGTGTCTTCTTTAATTGGAAAGGAAATTAATTGGCATAACTTTGTTGATGTTTGAAAGCCTCCTTCAAATGGTCTGAGTGTTTCATGATTGGAAGGTAAATGAAGATCAGGAGTTTATTTTCTGAATGGATCAAATTGTATGAACTATTAGTTTTAACATAGGTAGAAGTACTCTATGTGTCTGTTTATTTGCATAAAACTCCTGAGGGTGTCGATTTGGTTTTGAGTTTTGACGAAAAGGAAATGGACATagctttatttcttttatttcaaagtgCCGTTTCAAAAGGTGCAACTATTTCTTGGTTGGGAGGTTGAAGAAACTTAGGAAATTATTATCCAACTGGATCAAATTTGCTATGAAGTATTAGTTCTAACATTAGTAGGGATACATTTGCATggtcataaatattttgttttgaagcCGAGGCTGTCCTCttggttactttttttttggcctctGGTTACTAGTTTGCTTTAGAGAGCACAGGCTTTTTCACCAGAGTCAATCtttccatgaaatttgttgttcaagagagagaaagctagGAGCACTAttcttgcttttcttgaaaCTTTCGAAGGCAGTGTTTATTAGAACTTCAACTGCGCAAGTAATAGGATGTTTTGGTTGAATTTCGTTAAGATTCTAGTTTTGTTATTTGATAAGGACGGTGACCTGGGAGGAGAGATGGCCATCTGCAAGGAAAATCTAATCTCTGGAATCAGTGCAATCAAGGATAAATACAATGGCATTCAGAAAGAATTAGACGAAAGTAACCAGCTTTTGGGGGTATCCAGGGAAAAGTATTGTAGGTTGGAAAGAGATTTCCAGTTgctgaaagaagaaagagatttaTTGCTCCAATCAGTCTCTGAGTCTACTAGTAAAGTTTCATTGGCTACTGATCGGAGAGAAAATGTTCTGAGGGACTTGAATTCTGAagtggagagaagaaagaatctCGAAGGAGAGATTAAGAAGTTCCGTATGGCTTTTGTTGGACGGCAGAATTCCTTAGCTTCTTTCCAAAGTGAAGTAAGATTGAAGCTAGAGAAGATGAGGGATGGTAGTACAGTTTCAGTTCCCAAATCTCTTGTGGACTTGTGATCATGAGTCGATGCTAACAGAATGTGCTGTGCAGTTCCTCGCAATATCAATGTGATTTGTATTGTTACATTATTATTGACCCCCTCAATATACTGAATGAGTATGCCGTCTTATTTTACAAAGTCTCGACTCAATATTTCCTACCTCTTTACGGTGCTACTTTGCGCACCAGAGAAGTAGTTAAGTGATACTGTCGTCATTCCTCTGAGCTTTCCTTTTAAAAACAAGCTTGCAGCTGTTAGACCATTTTTCATCCTCTATAGCTCAGATTTTCTGCTATGGTCAAAATTCTAGCTGAAATGACACAGTTTTGAAGGCAAATTGGTTATCTATGAAAGAAAGCAGTGTAGAAACTAACGTCAATCTTTCATTTACTGGGAAACATTTCTCACACGATGTCATAGGTCTGTAGCTGTCCATTATTCTGCAGTTCCCAGATCACATCCTGAATTTGCAGTTCTAGTGTATTTATCTCCTGATCCTGTATTTTTACGGGGGTGGTTTTCACAAAATGAGAATAAATCAATCCCGTGATGATTGATGGGCAGGTCAGACTCATCTTTCATCTTTTGAGGATACATGCTTATATGTGCTTCGGTCATAGGATACTCTGTTTCTTGTGTGTGGAATATGCACGTAGGCAGAAAATCACTACCGTCACAAATGAATCATGCATCTTATGTCGTCCGGTGTCTCCAATGACAGCGTTTCTTTTTCGACAGTCACATCTTGACAAATACGATGACGAACAGTTTTGGTTTACTTGTCCTCCCGCATCACCCATGTTGGGACAAAGTCCTCTTCAAGACAAGAAGCACAATAAACCAGCTGAAACCCTAACCAACTTCCATCCTTTTTTCTTATGGGTGATCAGGACCACATGTGGTCCCTGCTTTCGATAAGCACAACATTAGTCGTTATTAACCCAAAGAACCAGACAAAAagaatttattcattttcatgaaGGGACGTGCGAATGAAGTCACTCAAAAAGTGGAACTTATTTTAGCCCCATTTTGCTTTCCTTGAGGTCATTAAGATGTGTTTGAAATAAGATTGATGGTGATTGAGATAAGGTCATCAGATTCCCCTCGCTCATTACTAAGCGCAGAAAGCCCCACGTCAAGTAATAGCAGCAAAAGGAaactaagggtgcgcatggatttgtttctgttctttttttgttcctgggaacagaaaaaaaagtgtttctgttagAAGgcgaacaatttttgaacaaaagaacacgtttaAACGTTTGgtctaaataaaaaatgaacaaaacacgtttggtaaattttattattttttgtttcttttaattttttaaacattttttttattttttatttttcctttcttttatttttcttttcttcggccggtcaccggcctccggcgactcggccgacggggccggcagcctcgcccggccacggcgaggccgagctgccgtggttgggcgaggctcggcctcgccggatctgggcgagcccgagctcgcccgaccaaggcgaggctcggcgtcgccgcgcgggcgaggccgagcctcgccttggctgggcgagctcgggctcgcccggatccggcaaggccaagcctcgccgggggccgcgacgctcggcctcgccggatctgggcgaggccgagcctcgacggcacggccgccggccatggccgaggccggcgaccggccaaaatgaaaaagaagaaaaaaagaagaagagaagaagaagagagagaagagtgatttttgttcttttgttccttccgAGAAGTGTTTTTTTcgggagaaacaacttttttttttctttttctgtttctattttgttccgaaacaaaaaaaaaaaaaagaacaaaaacgcaaccaaacgcgtttctgttcctttttttgttcctaacactttccgtacagaagtgtctaaaacactttttggagtgtttccatgcacgccctaaggGTAAGTgaatggtaacatttctgttcgTGGAAACAGTttctttttagaattttattttatttttattctaaaaaaatagtttctgaATATTTTAAAACGTTTGttaattataaaagatttattCTAGGAACGGAAATACGTTTAGTATAAgctcaaatatttttataatttagaatttctcttaatatattaataatttattactttctttttttttcttctccttcttcttagcTGATCGTCGGCCTTCGCTATTATCGGCAGGCGAAAGTCCcccaagcctcgcccagccaccgcaAGGTCAGCCTCACAATGGTTGAGCAAGGCCAAGCCTTGTCGT
The window above is part of the Eucalyptus grandis isolate ANBG69807.140 chromosome 6, ASM1654582v1, whole genome shotgun sequence genome. Proteins encoded here:
- the LOC104449242 gene encoding kinesin-like protein KIN-7N isoform X1, producing MEKICVAVRVRPFAAEETFNGTFWKIEDNRISLHRPHGTPVSGLSFAFDHIFGEGCTNATVYDRLTKDVIRAAVEGFNGTAFAYGQTSSGKTFTMNGSDADPGIIRLAVGDVFEKINMMSDREFLIRVSYMEIYNEEINDLLAVENQKLQIHESLERGIFVAGLKEEIVNNEDQVLQLIESGEVNRHFGETNMNARSSRSHTIFRMVIESRAKDISCDNSTSDTIRVSVLNLVDLAGSERIAKTGAGGVRLKEGKHINKSLMVLGNVINKLSEGAKQRGHIPYRDSKLTRILQPALGGNAKTSIICTIAPEEVHVEETKGTLQFASRAKRIINCAQVNEILTDAALLKRQKLEIEELREKLQGSRAEVLEQEILKLRNEMLKYEVEREKLEMELEEERKSHKLREECIKEQQMKIDNLSTLLTCSDCDRNSSQNSAKESLMDEFNDSNSIGQSDFRTPCQKTVPGNYVVKRSNYSQLVECSPLPDPLDNVADEETWFQMNKGFIADLDSIQMTPARKVQSFPPANETPGTDESYRKELEDLRRQLELAVEEKNDLKRKHMEQVRLNKQLIQEVSELQKEAHLIQEIPKRLTESIVNCKDVHSDVVSILQQSFVGDGKSSAGSLLSNTGDIGNILLSTLEAHFSMFMEDHGLCSKDDSSLQEHCRKLCEKLNDTVLLLASKPLSTESEHGRSFSCNLAYKDGDLGGEMAICKENLISGISAIKDKYNGIQKELDESNQLLGVSREKYCRLERDFQLLKEERDLLLQSVSESTSKVSLATDRRENVLRDLNSEVERRKNLEGEIKKFRMAFVGRQNSLASFQSEVRLKLEKMRDGSTVSVPKSLVDL
- the LOC104449242 gene encoding kinesin-like protein KIN-7N isoform X2; the encoded protein is MEKICVAVRVRPFAAEETFNGTFWKIEDNRISLHRPHGTPVSGLSFAFDHIFGEGCTNATVYDRLTKDVIRAAVEGFNGTAFAYGQTSSGKTFTMNGSDADPGIIRLAVGDVFEKINMMSDREFLIRVSYMEIYNEEINDLLAVENQKLQIHESLERGIFVAGLKEEIVNNEDQVLQLIESGEVNRHFGETNMNARSSRSHTIFRMVIESRAKDISCDNSTSDTIRVSVLNLVDLAGSERIAKTGAGGVRLKEGKHINKSLMVLGNVINKLSEGAKQRGHIPYRDSKLTRILQPALGGNAKTSIICTIAPEEVHVEETKGTLQFASRAKRIINCAQVNEILTDAALLKRQKLEIEELREKLQGSRAEVLEQEILKLRNEMLKYEVEREKLEMELEEERKSHKLREECIKEQQMKIDNLSTLLTCSDCDRNSSQNSAKESLMDEFNDSNSIGQSDFRTPCQKTVPGNYVVKRSNYSQLVECSPLPDPLDNVADEETWFQMNKGFIADLDSIQMTPARKVQSFPPANETPGTDESYRKELEDLRRQLELAVEEKNDLKRKHMEQVRLNKQLIQEVSELQKEAHLIQEIPKRLTESIVNCKDVHSDVVSILQSFVGDGKSSAGSLLSNTGDIGNILLSTLEAHFSMFMEDHGLCSKDDSSLQEHCRKLCEKLNDTVLLLASKPLSTESEHGRSFSCNLAYKDGDLGGEMAICKENLISGISAIKDKYNGIQKELDESNQLLGVSREKYCRLERDFQLLKEERDLLLQSVSESTSKVSLATDRRENVLRDLNSEVERRKNLEGEIKKFRMAFVGRQNSLASFQSEVRLKLEKMRDGSTVSVPKSLVDL